GGGCACTGAAGTGCTGCTCGAGGCGCCGACCTACCTGGCTGCGCTGCAAGCCTTCCAGCTATTCGGCGCCGATTGCATCAGCGTGCCGCAGGAGGCCGACGGCCCCGAACTGGCGGCGCTGCGTCAGCGCCTGGAAAACCACAAGCCGGCCTTCGCCTACCTGATCCCGACCTTCCAGAACCCGTCCGGTACCCGCTACAGCGAGGCCAAGCGCGATGCCGTGGCGGCGCTGCTCGACGAGTTCGGCGTCACCCTGATCGAAGACGAGCCATACCGCGAATTGGTGTTTGACGCCGGCAGCGCCACGCCCATCGTCAGCCGTTTGCAGAAGGCTAGCTGGATCTACACCGGCACCGTGTCCAAGACCCTGCTGCCAGGCCTGCGCGTGGGCTACCTGATTGCCACGCCTGACCTGTTCCCGCACCTGCTGCGCCTGAAACAGTCGGCGGATCTGCACACCAACCGCATCGGCCAGTGGCAGGCGCTGCAATGGCTGGGCAGCGAGCAGTATCGCGGCCATCTGGCCGAACTGCGTGACTTCTACCGTGTGCGCCGTGATGCCATGCAGGCCGCGCTGGTCGAGCACTTCGGCGAGCTGGCCGACTGGCAGATTCCGCAGGGTGGGCTGTTCTTCTGGCTGACCCTCAAGCAGCCGCTGGATACCCGCACGCTGCTGGACGCGGCGCTGGCGCAGAACGTCGCCTTCATGCCGGGCGAGCCGTTCTTCATCGACCCGGACGCCAACCCCGGTCATCTGCGACTGAACTTCAGCCATGTGGCGCCGGAGCGCCTGGGTGAGGGGCTGCGCCGGTTGGCGACGGTGATTCGTGATGCGCAGAGCGCATGATTGATTGGTTTCTGTAGGAGCAGCTGGGCGGTATTCCGCTTCAGCCGCGAATTTCCCGGACGTGGTAGTTCCTACAGAAGCGGGGCGATTGGCGGCGAACCAGCCGCGACGATTGTTAGGGAGGGCACGCGATGTTCAAGGTCTACGGTGATTACCGCTCGGGCAACTGCTACAAGGTCAAGCTGATGCTGCATCTGCTGGGCAAGGAGTATCAGTGGATTCCCATCGATATCCTCAAGGGCGAGACGCAGAGCGAAGCCTTCCTGGCCAAGAACCCCAACGGCAAGATTCCAGTGCTGGAGCTGGAGGACGGTACCTGCCTGTGGGAGTCCAACGCCATTCTCAACTTCCTCGCCGATGGCAGCGAGTTCCTGCCGACAGAGCCGCGTCTGCGTACCCAGGTGCTGCAATGGCAGTTCTTCGAGCAATACAGCCATGAGCCGTATGTGGCGGTGGCGCGTTTCATCCAGCTTTATCAGGGCATGCCGGAGTCCCGCCGTGAGGAGCACGCTCGCTGCCTGGCGCTGGGCTACAAGGCGCTGAAAGTGATGGAAAAGCAACTGGAGCGCACGCCGTATCTGGTTGGCGAGCAGTACTCCATCGCCGATATCGCCCTGTATGCCTACACCCACGTGGCGGACGAGGGCGGCTTCAGCCTGGAGGCTTTCCCTGCCATTCGTGCCTGGCTCGACCGGGTTGCCAGCCATCCACGGCATGTGACCATGCTCGGCTGAAGCGCGCCGCTGGCCGTGCTTTCGTGAGGGGGCTGGACAAAGCCCCATCAGCACGGATAATCCGGTTCATCGCCCCCTGACTCTGGCTTCGCGACTCCATGCGCCAATCCCTGCGTACCGCCCTGATCTGGATGCTGATGCTGGCCCTGCCGGCACAGGCCATGGCGGCGCTCGGCATGCAGTTGTGCGAGCAGGTGCATCGCAGCAGCACCCTGCAGATCAGCGCCAGTCAGCATGACGAGCATGGCATGCACCACGAGATGGCGGCTGGCAGCTCACATGGCGTGCAGCAAGACGCCCCGGTTGCCGGCAGCGATGCTCCAGCCGATACGGGGTTCTGTTCCCTGTGCGCCTTCTGCGTCGGTATCGCCGCGCCTAGCCAGCCGTTTCTGAACGACTCCGCCCTGCAAGCCGTCGAGCCGGCCGCCGCCTGGCCCGACCGCCTTATCGTCGGCGTGGCCGACACCCCCGAACGCCCCCCGCGTCTTTCTCTCGCCTGAGCCTTTTAGGTAGCGCCGTTCTGCGGCGCCTGTAGCTCACGCGGCCGCCTGGCCGCTGTATGCGAGAACACATCATGACTTTGCATTCCCTTGCCGGAAGGCTGCTGGGCATCGCTGCCCTGGCGCTACCCGGCATCCTGATGGCGGCCCAGCCCGACCCGCTGGACGCCAATGTCGCCGTGCCGGCGCAGGATTACCGTTCCCCCCTGCACGACTACCGCGCCCAGGCCGACGAGCCTTTGCAGGACTGGCGCGCGGCCAACGATCTGGTCGGCCGTATCGGCGGCTGGCGCAGTTACAGCATGGAAAGCTGGGAGCAGCCGGCCGAGCAGGGCGCCGAACCCGCCGCGGGAGGTGGCCATGACCACCATTAAACTTGCCGTGATGCTCTACGCCACACTGTTGCTGGTCGGTTGTGTCGGTTTCAGCCAGGAGGGCGGTTTTGGCCCGGTGCAGCAGGTCGCCGAAAAGCGCCTGGACAAGCAGCTACTCTGGGCGCGCGACGAGGCCGGGCGTAGCCAGATCGAGGCCCGTGTCGCCGAATTGCTGGGCGAACCCCTGAGCCTGGACGCCGCCATCCAGTTGGCGCTGCTCAATAACCGTGGCCTGCAGGCGTCCTTCGACGAGCTGGGCATCGGTGAGGCCGAGCGGGTGCAGGCCGGGCGCCTGCCCAATCCCGGTTTCTCCTACGGGCGTTTGGAGAAGGGCAGCGAGGTGGAATACGAGCGCGGTCTGCACCTCAACCTGGCGCGCTTGATCGCTCTGCCGCTGAGCTCGCGCATGGAGGGCCGTCGCTTCGAGCAGTTGCAGCGGCAGACCAGCCTGGCGGTGGTCGAGCTGGCCAGCGAGACACGCAAGGCCTGGTATCAGGCGGTTGCCGCCGAGGAGAGCCGCGTCTATGCGCAGCAGGTGCTGGAGGCCGCCGAGGCCAGCGCCGAGCTGGCGCGCAGGCTGGCGGCAGTCGGCAACTTCAGCAAGCTGCAGCAGGCCGAGCAGCAGAACTTCTATGCCGAGGCTGGCATCGTGCTGCTGCGCGCCGAGCAGGCGCGGGTCTCCAGCCGCGAACGGTTGACCCGGTTGCTGGGCCTGTGGGGTGAGCAACTCGCCTATCGCTTGCCCGAGCGCTTGCCGACGCTGCCTGAACAGGCCGAGGAACTGCCGGACGTGGAGCGTTTGGCCATGAGTCAGCGCCAGGACATCCAGGCCATGCGTCTGGACACCGAGCGTCTGGCGCAGAACCTCGGTCTGACCCGCACCACGCGCTTCATCAACGTGCTGGAGCTGGGCGTAGTGAACAACCGCTCCAACGAGGAGCCGACCCAGCGCGGCTACGAGATCAGCGTCGA
The genomic region above belongs to Pseudomonas sp. GOM7 and contains:
- a CDS encoding glutathione S-transferase family protein; translated protein: MFKVYGDYRSGNCYKVKLMLHLLGKEYQWIPIDILKGETQSEAFLAKNPNGKIPVLELEDGTCLWESNAILNFLADGSEFLPTEPRLRTQVLQWQFFEQYSHEPYVAVARFIQLYQGMPESRREEHARCLALGYKALKVMEKQLERTPYLVGEQYSIADIALYAYTHVADEGGFSLEAFPAIRAWLDRVASHPRHVTMLG
- a CDS encoding TolC family protein, encoding MTTIKLAVMLYATLLLVGCVGFSQEGGFGPVQQVAEKRLDKQLLWARDEAGRSQIEARVAELLGEPLSLDAAIQLALLNNRGLQASFDELGIGEAERVQAGRLPNPGFSYGRLEKGSEVEYERGLHLNLARLIALPLSSRMEGRRFEQLQRQTSLAVVELASETRKAWYQAVAAEESRVYAQQVLEAAEASAELARRLAAVGNFSKLQQAEQQNFYAEAGIVLLRAEQARVSSRERLTRLLGLWGEQLAYRLPERLPTLPEQAEELPDVERLAMSQRQDIQAMRLDTERLAQNLGLTRTTRFINVLELGVVNNRSNEEPTQRGYEISVELPLFDWSGAKVARAEAQYRQALNRAAETAINARSQVREAYQAYRNAFELAQHYRTEVLPLRQRIAEENLLRYNGMFISTFELLADARRQVQAVDGYLQAQRDFWLARADLDMALLGAPNPSLAAAPAASAEPAAGGH
- a CDS encoding aminotransferase-like domain-containing protein encodes the protein MAFSERIARLKSSLIREILAAAQRPEVMSFAGGLPAEPMLPKVDWAEMPASMGQYGMSEGEPALREAIAAEARALGVPCEASQVLIVSGSQQTLDLAAKLFIDPGTEVLLEAPTYLAALQAFQLFGADCISVPQEADGPELAALRQRLENHKPAFAYLIPTFQNPSGTRYSEAKRDAVAALLDEFGVTLIEDEPYRELVFDAGSATPIVSRLQKASWIYTGTVSKTLLPGLRVGYLIATPDLFPHLLRLKQSADLHTNRIGQWQALQWLGSEQYRGHLAELRDFYRVRRDAMQAALVEHFGELADWQIPQGGLFFWLTLKQPLDTRTLLDAALAQNVAFMPGEPFFIDPDANPGHLRLNFSHVAPERLGEGLRRLATVIRDAQSA